GAGAAATTTTGTAGAGTTTAATCTCGTTTAGGGATGGCAGCAGACTTAACTCCAATGCCAGAGTTACAAGCATTAGCAGGTTAATGAATGTTAGCAGCTCCTCAGCCAAAATTCAGTGATTACACAGAATGCGCTGGCAGGATCAAGTGGGAGCATTGAGGTAGAGAGTACTGGAAGATTTCATGACTTCTCAAAATCAACGACGTGCCCTGATTACTGGGGCAAGCAGTGGTATTGGCAAGGCAACCGCTTTGGCGTTTGCCCAGGCAGGGATTGATGTTGCCCTAGTCAGTCGTTCTCAGGATAAGTTAGAAGCGATCGCGACAATGGCCCGTGAAGCTGGGGTGGAAGCGAAGGCTTATCCTCTAGATTTAGCCAAGATGGAGCAGGTGAAATCAGAAATCAATGCGATCGCCGCCGATTTTGCTCCCATTGATATTCTGGTTAATAATGCTGGGATGGGTTACACCAATCCCTTAATCGAGACTCCTTTATCGGACTGGCAGCGAGTCATTGATCTGAATCTGACTAGCGTATTTCAGTGTATTCTAGGTGTTCTACCGACTATGCGTCAGCAGCAACGGGGCACTATTATCAACGTTGCCTCGATTGCAGGTCAACAGTTCTTTCCCGAATGGGGTGCCTACAGCGTCAGTAAAGCCGGTCTTATTGCTCTCTCCAAAACTCTGGCCGCAGAAG
This sequence is a window from Microcoleus sp. AS-A8. Protein-coding genes within it:
- a CDS encoding SDR family oxidoreductase; its protein translation is MTSQNQRRALITGASSGIGKATALAFAQAGIDVALVSRSQDKLEAIATMAREAGVEAKAYPLDLAKMEQVKSEINAIAADFAPIDILVNNAGMGYTNPLIETPLSDWQRVIDLNLTSVFQCILGVLPTMRQQQRGTIINVASIAGQQFFPEWGAYSVSKAGLIALSKTLAAEERAHGIRVVTLSPGAVNTPIWDTDTVKVDLNRSAMLTPEIVAQSILHAVMMPEQAVIDSVTLMPSAGAL